A genome region from Hymenobacter tibetensis includes the following:
- a CDS encoding PLD nuclease N-terminal domain-containing protein, with amino-acid sequence MNKLTTLASRLPASLLSLAFAFSVLLSSCSGRKSNGSLSIFGIIYLVIAVMAFLSLIKQDWSTGKKIIWGLIIWFFPFGGSIIYFLFSGRR; translated from the coding sequence GACGCTTGCTAGCCGCTTGCCGGCCTCATTGCTGTCCTTGGCATTCGCTTTCTCAGTATTGCTCAGCAGCTGCTCCGGCCGCAAGAGCAATGGCAGTCTCTCCATCTTCGGCATAATCTATCTGGTTATTGCCGTCATGGCTTTCTTAAGCTTGATCAAGCAAGATTGGTCGACTGGTAAGAAGATCATCTGGGGGCTTATTATCTGGTTTTTCCCCTTCGGCGGTTCCATCATCTACTTCCTGTTTTCAGGTCGCAGATAG